A stretch of the Massilia varians genome encodes the following:
- a CDS encoding L-dopachrome tautomerase-related protein, protein MSKQSGWTIEQVAAFEHQVTGVSVSEDNRIFVNFPRWTEDSAVSVAEVGQDGALRPYPDEQWNAWRNARKDELPPEQHWVCVQSIVADGRGSLWVLDPAAPAQAHLVAGGAKLVQIDLAGDRVTRSIVFDEEAAPQGSYLNDVRFSNDGKYAFITDSGVVGAILVVDIERGKTARLLDGHPSTQMKKGLTVKTDGKELRRPDGRGVEFSADGIALSADGKWLYWQAIKGDTLYRIPTSTLTGKGLQGQDVGDEVEEFGKNGVSDGLLIPRGTNRMLLSAVEDDAVKVRDLDAGPASQPEILVQDKRLRWPDTFTQGPDGTVYVTTSHIQDSAFFKPDAPPALPTQLWKLVGGEF, encoded by the coding sequence ATGAGCAAGCAGTCAGGATGGACCATCGAGCAGGTCGCAGCCTTCGAACACCAGGTGACCGGCGTCTCGGTCTCGGAGGACAACCGGATCTTCGTGAACTTCCCGCGCTGGACCGAAGACAGCGCGGTGTCGGTGGCCGAAGTGGGCCAGGACGGCGCCCTGCGCCCCTACCCCGACGAGCAATGGAATGCCTGGCGCAACGCGCGCAAGGATGAACTCCCGCCGGAGCAGCATTGGGTATGCGTGCAGAGCATCGTGGCCGACGGCCGCGGCAGCCTGTGGGTGCTGGACCCGGCCGCGCCGGCGCAGGCCCACCTGGTAGCGGGCGGCGCCAAGCTGGTGCAGATCGACCTGGCCGGCGACCGGGTCACGCGCAGCATCGTCTTCGACGAGGAAGCGGCGCCGCAAGGCTCCTACCTGAACGACGTGCGCTTCTCGAACGACGGCAAGTACGCCTTCATCACCGATTCGGGCGTGGTCGGGGCGATCCTGGTAGTGGACATCGAGCGCGGCAAGACCGCACGCCTGCTCGACGGCCACCCGTCGACCCAGATGAAGAAGGGCTTGACCGTGAAGACCGACGGCAAGGAACTGCGCCGGCCGGACGGGCGCGGCGTCGAGTTCTCGGCCGACGGCATCGCGCTGTCCGCCGATGGAAAGTGGCTGTACTGGCAGGCGATCAAGGGCGACACCCTGTACCGGATTCCCACTTCAACCCTTACGGGCAAGGGGCTGCAGGGGCAGGACGTGGGCGACGAGGTCGAGGAATTCGGCAAGAACGGCGTCTCGGACGGCCTCCTGATCCCGCGCGGGACCAACCGGATGCTGCTCAGCGCGGTCGAGGACGACGCGGTGAAAGTGCGCGACCTTGACGCCGGGCCCGCGAGCCAGCCCGAGATCCTGGTGCAGGACAAGCGCCTGCGCTGGCCGGACACCTTTACCCAGGGTCCGGACGGCACGGTTTACGTGACCACCTCGCACATCCAGGATTCGGCCTTCTTCAAGCCGGACGCGCCGCCTGCGCTGCCGACCCAGTTGTGGAAGCTGGTCGGCGGAGAATTCTAG
- a CDS encoding DUF4019 domain-containing protein, whose protein sequence is MKFEAALLTLALFTQPAAAQESTAATQAATTAAEAWLALADAGDYAGSWSQGASAFRGAVTQAQWNDAMVAVRTPLGAIKSRERVSARYTRQLPGAPGGEYVVIEYQTVFANRAGVETVVPMREPDGSWKVSGYYIK, encoded by the coding sequence ATGAAATTCGAAGCCGCCCTGTTGACCCTCGCCCTCTTCACGCAGCCTGCCGCCGCGCAGGAATCCACGGCAGCGACGCAGGCCGCGACCACGGCTGCCGAGGCCTGGTTGGCCCTGGCCGATGCCGGCGACTATGCCGGGAGCTGGTCCCAGGGCGCCAGTGCCTTCCGTGGCGCCGTGACCCAGGCCCAGTGGAACGACGCGATGGTCGCGGTACGCACACCGCTCGGCGCCATCAAGTCGCGCGAGCGGGTGTCGGCGCGCTATACGCGCCAGCTTCCGGGCGCACCTGGCGGCGAGTACGTCGTGATCGAATACCAGACCGTGTTCGCCAACAGGGCCGGCGTCGAGACCGTGGTCCCGATGCGCGAGCCGGATGGCAGCTGGAAGGTGTCCGGCTATTACATCAAATAA
- a CDS encoding GAF domain-containing protein, whose amino-acid sequence MQSKFTEEDPILTTSAAARMLGVATSTVQLWMESGAIPSWKTPGGHRRTRQSTIQAMLDRAGPLSGALSGETLVQAPTDPEFLLQGDETFPTIADEPRRLAALAASRLVDSPQEERFNRIVRLAATVTASPIALVSLLTARRQWFKARVGLGPQETPREWAFCSHAILQDAPFMVEDAATDERFHENPLVLAEPHIRFYAGVPLRDRSGLPMGTLCVIDREPRRLRSAELQALCDLADIASSEFQAKLA is encoded by the coding sequence ATGCAGAGCAAGTTCACCGAAGAGGACCCGATCCTCACCACCAGTGCCGCGGCGCGCATGCTGGGCGTCGCGACCAGCACCGTTCAATTATGGATGGAGAGCGGCGCCATCCCCTCGTGGAAAACCCCAGGGGGCCACCGGCGTACCCGTCAAAGTACGATCCAGGCCATGCTGGACCGTGCAGGCCCCTTGTCGGGCGCGCTTTCCGGCGAAACGCTGGTACAGGCACCGACCGACCCCGAATTCCTGCTCCAGGGCGATGAAACCTTCCCGACCATCGCCGATGAGCCGCGCCGCCTGGCGGCGCTCGCGGCGTCCAGGCTGGTCGACAGCCCGCAGGAAGAGCGCTTCAATCGCATCGTGCGCCTGGCGGCCACCGTTACCGCTTCGCCGATCGCGCTGGTGTCGCTGCTGACCGCCCGTCGCCAATGGTTCAAGGCGCGCGTCGGCCTGGGGCCGCAGGAGACGCCGCGCGAATGGGCCTTCTGCTCGCACGCCATCCTGCAGGATGCGCCCTTCATGGTCGAAGACGCCGCCACCGACGAGCGCTTCCACGAGAACCCGTTGGTGCTGGCCGAGCCGCACATCCGCTTCTATGCCGGCGTGCCGCTGCGCGACCGTTCCGGCCTGCCGATGGGGACCCTGTGCGTGATCGACCGCGAACCGCGCCGCCTGCGTTCGGCCGAGCTGCAGGCGCTGTGCGACCTGGCCGATATCGCCTCGTCCGAGTTCCAGGCCAAGCTCGCTTGA
- a CDS encoding methyl-accepting chemotaxis protein — MHFFQRAGIATRLTTAFALILSVTLILAAFSVSRVNNIERTLQTADAVRNGELEPLYAAREALAQTGIAARNAYIFQDDAAARRELDLVDARKAEYLAALARLDPVLRDNAQYGKVRDGMLAMARELERPRAYRASGDMEGFGRFLVEECSPLRRSIVADIDVLLKGLQARTAEAVQLAKAEAAGTRYWITGLSMLAVVLCVLVALLLVRSLLAQLGGEPAYAARVAHAIAGGELHQAVDTARARPSSLLYAMSAMRDGLSSIVGKVRGGTDAIASASIQIASGNLDLSTRTETQAAALAEVASSMKQLIESVRRNAEYAAQASQLAGTASSISVKGGAAVEEVVTTMQLIDTSSKKIVDIIAVIDGIAFQTNILALNAAVEAARAGEQGRGFAVVASEVRNLAQRSAAAAREVKLLIEDSVSKVGLGAVLVGEAGETIRQVVDGVHRVSDIMGHISSATSAQRADIERVDDAIARLDEMTIQNAALVEQAAAAAQSLRRQAAELAAVVDTFQLEEERSSARRPARP, encoded by the coding sequence ATGCACTTCTTCCAGCGCGCGGGCATTGCGACCAGGCTCACCACGGCATTTGCCCTGATTTTGTCGGTCACCCTCATCCTCGCGGCGTTCTCGGTGTCACGCGTGAACAACATCGAACGTACATTGCAAACCGCCGACGCGGTCAGGAACGGCGAACTCGAACCCCTGTACGCCGCCCGCGAAGCCCTGGCCCAGACCGGCATCGCGGCGCGCAATGCCTACATCTTCCAGGACGACGCCGCGGCCCGGCGCGAGCTCGACCTGGTCGACGCGCGCAAGGCCGAGTACCTGGCCGCCCTCGCCCGCCTCGATCCGGTCCTGCGCGACAACGCGCAGTACGGCAAGGTGCGCGACGGCATGCTGGCCATGGCGCGCGAGCTGGAACGGCCCCGCGCCTATCGGGCGAGCGGCGACATGGAAGGCTTCGGCCGCTTCCTGGTCGAGGAATGCAGCCCGCTGCGCCGGAGCATCGTGGCCGACATCGACGTGCTGCTCAAGGGCTTGCAGGCGCGGACCGCCGAGGCCGTCCAGCTTGCCAAGGCCGAGGCCGCGGGCACGCGCTACTGGATCACCGGCCTGAGCATGCTGGCCGTGGTGCTGTGCGTGCTGGTGGCGCTGCTGCTGGTGCGCAGCCTGCTGGCCCAGCTCGGCGGCGAACCGGCCTACGCCGCCCGGGTGGCGCACGCCATCGCCGGCGGCGAGCTGCACCAGGCGGTGGACACGGCCCGCGCCCGGCCGTCCAGCCTGCTGTATGCGATGAGCGCGATGCGCGACGGCTTGAGCAGCATCGTCGGCAAGGTCCGCGGCGGAACCGACGCGATCGCCTCGGCATCGATCCAGATCGCTTCGGGCAACCTCGACCTGTCGACCCGCACCGAGACCCAGGCCGCCGCGCTGGCCGAGGTGGCGAGTTCGATGAAGCAGTTGATCGAATCGGTGCGCCGGAACGCCGAGTACGCGGCGCAGGCCAGCCAGCTGGCCGGCACCGCCTCGAGCATTTCGGTCAAGGGCGGCGCGGCGGTGGAGGAAGTGGTCACCACGATGCAGCTGATCGACACCTCCTCGAAGAAGATCGTCGACATCATCGCGGTCATCGACGGTATCGCCTTCCAGACCAACATCCTGGCGCTGAACGCGGCGGTCGAAGCGGCGCGCGCCGGCGAGCAGGGACGTGGATTCGCCGTGGTGGCGAGCGAGGTGCGCAACCTGGCGCAGCGCTCCGCCGCGGCGGCCAGGGAAGTCAAGCTGCTGATCGAGGACTCGGTGAGCAAGGTCGGTCTGGGGGCCGTGCTGGTGGGTGAAGCCGGCGAGACGATCCGCCAGGTGGTCGACGGCGTGCACCGCGTCAGCGACATCATGGGCCACATCAGCAGCGCGACCAGCGCCCAGCGCGCGGACATCGAACGTGTGGACGACGCCATCGCGCGCCTGGACGAGATGACGATCCAGAATGCGGCGCTGGTCGAACAGGCGGCAGCGGCGGCGCAGTCGCTGCGCCGGCAGGCGGCCGAGCTGGCGGCGGTGGTGGATACCTTCCAGCTCGAAGAGGAAAGGTCTTCGGCGCGCCGGCCGGCGCGCCCGTGA
- the pncB gene encoding nicotinate phosphoribosyltransferase has product MKPIVRSLLETDLYKFTMWQALLHSHPDAIGEYEFLCRNQPAYPLAELKEDVERELDHLCSMLFQEHEVAYLRSLRFIKSDFADFLTLFRFQRKFIQVETDGPHLRIRATGPLVHVMGFEIFVLYIVNELYFRRFDQQAAIREARVRLQQKIDELRAFENEPARATPFEFFDFGVRRRFSGEWHDEVVATMARELPQFFKGTSNVYLAHKYDLVPIGTMAHEYLQAYQAFGVRLRDFQKAALEDWVQEYRGDLGTALTDVVGMDAFLRDFDLYFAKLFDGLRHDSGDPVEWGEKALAHYARLRIDARSKRLVFSDALTVPKALALYRHFADRTMLGFGIGTKLTNDTPYQALNIVMKLTHCNGQPVAKLSDTPGKSMCTDETFLAYLRQVFNHPGPG; this is encoded by the coding sequence ATGAAGCCCATCGTCCGCAGTCTGCTGGAAACCGACCTGTACAAATTCACCATGTGGCAGGCGCTGCTGCACAGCCACCCGGACGCGATCGGCGAGTACGAATTCCTGTGCCGGAACCAGCCGGCCTATCCGCTGGCCGAGCTCAAGGAAGACGTGGAGCGCGAGCTCGACCACCTGTGCTCGATGCTGTTCCAGGAGCACGAAGTCGCCTACCTGCGCAGCCTGCGCTTCATCAAGAGCGACTTCGCCGATTTCCTCACGCTGTTCCGCTTCCAGCGCAAGTTCATCCAGGTCGAGACCGACGGCCCGCACCTGCGCATCCGCGCCACCGGTCCGCTGGTGCACGTGATGGGCTTCGAGATCTTTGTGCTCTACATCGTCAACGAACTGTACTTCCGCCGCTTTGACCAGCAGGCCGCGATCCGCGAGGCGCGGGTGCGCCTGCAGCAGAAGATCGACGAATTGCGCGCCTTCGAGAACGAGCCGGCGCGCGCCACGCCCTTCGAGTTCTTCGACTTCGGCGTGCGCCGGCGCTTTTCCGGCGAGTGGCACGACGAGGTGGTGGCGACCATGGCGCGCGAGCTGCCGCAGTTCTTCAAGGGCACCTCGAACGTCTACCTGGCGCACAAGTACGATCTGGTGCCGATCGGGACCATGGCGCACGAATACCTGCAGGCCTACCAGGCATTCGGAGTGCGCTTGCGCGACTTCCAGAAGGCGGCCCTGGAAGACTGGGTGCAGGAATACCGGGGCGACCTCGGCACCGCGCTCACCGACGTGGTCGGCATGGATGCGTTCCTGCGCGACTTCGACCTGTATTTCGCCAAGCTGTTCGACGGCCTGCGCCACGATTCGGGTGACCCGGTGGAGTGGGGCGAGAAGGCCCTGGCGCACTATGCACGGCTGCGCATCGATGCGCGCAGCAAGCGGCTGGTGTTCTCGGACGCCCTCACGGTGCCCAAGGCGCTCGCCCTGTACCGCCACTTCGCCGACCGCACCATGTTGGGCTTCGGCATCGGCACCAAGCTCACCAACGACACGCCCTACCAGGCGCTGAACATCGTGATGAAGCTCACCCATTGCAATGGGCAGCCGGTGGCCAAGCTGTCGGATACGCCGGGCAAGTCGATGTGCACGGACGAGACCTTCCTGGCCTACCTGCGGCAGGTGTTCAACCACCCGGGCCCGGGCTGA
- a CDS encoding SET domain-containing protein: MSTRARTAAAKAYEVRKSPVHGNGVFALKAIGAGERIIEYRGERITWDEATRRALEAGGPINHTFYFTLADGRVIDGGSHGNAARWINHACSPNCEAFEDEGRVYIHAMRDIAPGEELNYNYALIYDERHTPALKKLFACRCGTPGCTGTMLAPKKRSKKHPATA; encoded by the coding sequence ATGAGCACCAGAGCCCGCACCGCCGCCGCCAAGGCCTATGAAGTCAGGAAGTCCCCCGTCCACGGCAACGGCGTGTTCGCGCTCAAGGCGATCGGCGCCGGCGAGCGCATCATCGAATACCGGGGCGAGCGCATCACCTGGGACGAGGCGACCCGGCGCGCGCTCGAGGCGGGCGGTCCGATCAACCACACCTTTTATTTCACGCTGGCGGACGGCCGCGTGATCGACGGCGGCAGCCACGGCAACGCGGCGCGCTGGATCAACCACGCCTGCTCGCCCAACTGCGAGGCCTTCGAGGACGAGGGGCGGGTCTACATCCACGCGATGCGCGACATCGCGCCCGGCGAAGAGCTGAACTACAATTACGCGCTGATCTACGACGAGCGCCACACCCCGGCCCTCAAGAAGCTGTTCGCCTGCCGCTGCGGCACGCCGGGCTGCACCGGCACCATGCTGGCGCCGAAAAAGCGCAGCAAGAAACATCCCGCCACCGCCTGA
- a CDS encoding N-acetyltransferase: MASMILAPGFGWAWQRPAELRIDVVHRPDDLGRELDELYRRMQRPGHRLHGLATVPVAPGEYPGLVFRHREADGEHYVYAEDLQLRRLAGYTVFNRLVELDRRADRHLRAPHSKFAPPYQRKGIATAIYRWWLEGGNCLISGARQSAGAHALWLSLARQRELLYVALRDKKLRQQAPGAAPCLGDDFHTRMILLGDGWSAERLAASTGMLSCEAQAPALA; the protein is encoded by the coding sequence ATGGCTAGCATGATCCTGGCGCCCGGCTTCGGCTGGGCCTGGCAGCGGCCCGCGGAACTGCGGATCGATGTGGTGCACCGCCCCGACGACCTGGGACGCGAGCTCGATGAACTGTACCGCCGCATGCAGCGCCCCGGCCACCGCCTGCACGGGCTGGCCACCGTGCCGGTGGCGCCCGGCGAATATCCGGGGCTGGTGTTCCGCCACCGCGAGGCCGACGGCGAGCATTATGTGTACGCGGAAGACCTGCAGCTGCGCCGCCTGGCGGGCTACACGGTGTTCAACCGCCTGGTCGAGCTGGACCGGCGCGCCGACCGCCACCTGCGCGCGCCGCATTCCAAGTTTGCCCCGCCCTACCAGCGCAAGGGGATCGCGACGGCCATCTACCGCTGGTGGCTGGAGGGCGGGAACTGCCTGATCAGCGGCGCGCGGCAATCGGCCGGCGCCCATGCGCTCTGGCTGTCCCTGGCGCGGCAGCGCGAACTGCTGTACGTGGCGCTGCGCGACAAGAAGCTGCGCCAGCAGGCGCCCGGCGCCGCGCCCTGCCTGGGCGACGATTTCCACACCCGGATGATCCTGCTCGGCGACGGCTGGAGCGCGGAGCGGCTGGCGGCCAGCACCGGGATGCTGTCCTGCGAGGCGCAAGCGCCAGCGCTGGCCTGA
- a CDS encoding universal stress protein, producing the protein MSMARDGEVSNWTLVAAEWSDKTVQVARRAACLAQQRGERGLLVHFHHYGLQHFLRGMSAEACAQHQRERLVQLAELVERHTGFLFEVEAQRGWPRSGADLRRRFGQARLSVVEAHRAWGPGRHALRLAPAIAQGAAHPVLMARRDAAHAYRRALVLVEPGHSVSEALAHLGGVAPGAEIVLLAALDRKGENRLRASGAGEDRIEAFVQQQREDALQGMDAPDGTVRIVEHGYAPTVLQYAERRLRPDLLVLPNDPVPGLRGVFLRSLLGEALARSDCDILALPASSAPAA; encoded by the coding sequence ATGTCGATGGCAAGGGATGGCGAAGTGAGCAACTGGACGCTGGTCGCGGCCGAATGGTCCGACAAGACCGTGCAGGTGGCGCGCCGCGCCGCCTGCCTCGCGCAGCAGCGCGGGGAACGGGGCCTGCTGGTGCACTTCCACCACTACGGCCTCCAGCATTTCCTGCGCGGCATGAGCGCCGAGGCCTGCGCCCAGCACCAGCGCGAGCGCCTGGTGCAGCTCGCCGAACTGGTCGAGCGCCACACCGGCTTCCTGTTCGAGGTCGAGGCCCAGCGCGGCTGGCCGCGCAGCGGCGCCGATCTGCGCAGGCGCTTCGGCCAGGCGCGCCTGAGCGTGGTCGAAGCGCACCGGGCCTGGGGTCCCGGCCGCCACGCGCTGCGCCTCGCGCCCGCCATCGCGCAAGGCGCCGCACACCCGGTCCTGATGGCCAGGCGCGACGCCGCGCATGCCTACCGGCGCGCCCTGGTGCTGGTCGAACCCGGCCATTCCGTGAGCGAGGCGCTCGCGCACCTGGGCGGCGTTGCGCCCGGGGCCGAGATCGTGCTGCTGGCGGCGCTCGACCGCAAGGGCGAGAACCGGCTGCGCGCGTCCGGCGCTGGCGAAGACCGGATCGAGGCCTTCGTCCAGCAGCAGCGCGAGGACGCCTTGCAAGGCATGGACGCGCCGGACGGCACCGTGCGCATCGTCGAGCATGGCTACGCGCCCACCGTGCTCCAGTATGCGGAGCGGCGCCTGCGTCCCGACCTTCTGGTGCTGCCGAACGACCCGGTTCCCGGTCTGCGCGGCGTGTTCCTGCGCAGCCTGCTCGGCGAGGCGCTGGCCCGCTCCGACTGCGACATCCTGGCGCTGCCGGCGAGTTCGGCGCCCGCGGCGTAG
- a CDS encoding ATP-binding protein, which yields MFDLRAVRAVWLGGAFCLAYVALDVTSGPEARHQTIAPVWHPAAGLALFLVLRCGRRAALPLVLAALLAAAITPALPARPAFSLLIGLLPPAIYLAVGTAMRRHLPGSAFHASHQGLLLWAVFATMGSLGGALAYASVLHGPEVFSTRGWLDVVARYAIAETAGMLVVVPICQFLLDEELRAAYLGRILRWETAAYIALMAAVLAVALQRPAPESLAYYLLILPLAWSAARQGMAGAVTAALVLEIGVTVASLRPIAYAAQMPNVQMLVLTLTLSGFLIGIAVDVARRASHELRHSLRLAAAGEMAGAVAHELNQPLTALSMYGSACERLMARGDSGELLQKTIRAMVAESQRASEVLKRLREFFRTGTTALAPVAVPALVGDMLASFADQAAREGVRLEAGPMPDACVLGDRVQLEIVLRNLLSNAIHAVASMPAGVERRIALDAGVEGESVWIRIADNGPGIADKIRARLFEPFISLKSSGLGLGLAISRAIIETHGGALSVEPGRHAILRITLPAHTGDGERTS from the coding sequence ATGTTCGATCTCCGTGCCGTCCGCGCCGTCTGGCTCGGCGGCGCTTTCTGCCTTGCCTACGTCGCCCTCGACGTGACCAGCGGCCCCGAGGCGCGCCACCAGACCATCGCTCCGGTGTGGCATCCCGCCGCCGGCCTGGCGCTGTTCCTGGTCCTGCGCTGCGGGCGCCGCGCCGCCCTGCCGCTGGTCCTGGCCGCCCTGCTGGCGGCCGCGATCACCCCCGCCCTGCCGGCGCGGCCGGCATTTTCGCTGCTGATCGGACTGCTGCCGCCGGCCATCTACCTGGCCGTGGGCACGGCCATGCGCCGCCACCTGCCCGGCAGCGCCTTCCATGCGAGCCACCAGGGGCTGCTGCTGTGGGCGGTGTTCGCCACCATGGGCAGCCTGGGCGGCGCCCTCGCCTACGCCAGCGTGCTGCACGGGCCGGAAGTATTCTCCACGCGCGGGTGGCTGGACGTGGTGGCGCGCTACGCGATCGCCGAGACCGCCGGCATGCTGGTGGTGGTGCCGATCTGCCAGTTCCTGCTCGACGAGGAGCTGCGCGCGGCCTACCTCGGCCGGATCCTGCGCTGGGAGACCGCCGCCTACATCGCCCTGATGGCCGCGGTGCTGGCGGTCGCGCTGCAGCGTCCGGCGCCGGAATCGCTGGCCTACTACCTCCTGATCCTGCCGCTGGCCTGGTCCGCCGCGCGCCAAGGCATGGCCGGCGCGGTCACGGCCGCCCTGGTGCTCGAGATCGGCGTCACCGTGGCCTCGCTGCGCCCGATCGCCTACGCCGCGCAGATGCCGAACGTGCAGATGCTGGTGCTCACCCTGACCCTGTCCGGCTTCCTGATCGGCATCGCGGTCGACGTCGCGCGCCGCGCCAGCCACGAGCTGCGCCATTCGCTGCGGCTGGCGGCGGCCGGCGAGATGGCGGGCGCGGTCGCGCACGAGCTGAACCAGCCGCTGACCGCCCTGTCGATGTACGGCAGCGCCTGCGAGCGCCTGATGGCGCGCGGCGACAGCGGGGAGCTGCTGCAGAAGACCATCCGCGCGATGGTCGCGGAATCGCAGCGCGCCTCGGAGGTGCTCAAGCGCCTGCGCGAATTCTTCCGTACCGGGACCACCGCGCTCGCGCCGGTGGCCGTGCCTGCGCTGGTGGGAGACATGCTTGCCTCGTTTGCGGACCAGGCGGCGCGCGAAGGCGTGCGCCTGGAAGCGGGGCCGATGCCCGACGCCTGCGTGCTGGGCGACCGGGTCCAGCTCGAGATCGTGCTGCGCAACCTGCTGTCGAACGCCATCCATGCGGTCGCCTCGATGCCGGCCGGCGTCGAGCGCCGGATCGCGCTGGACGCCGGCGTGGAAGGCGAGTCGGTATGGATCCGCATCGCCGACAACGGCCCGGGCATCGCCGACAAGATCCGGGCGCGCCTGTTCGAACCCTTCATCTCGCTCAAGTCCAGCGGCCTGGGCCTGGGACTGGCGATCAGCCGCGCCATCATCGAGACCCACGGCGGCGCACTGAGCGTCGAACCGGGGCGCCACGCCATCCTGAGAATCACCCTGCCGGCCCACACCGGGGACGGCGAAAGGACCTCCTGA
- a CDS encoding response regulator transcription factor produces the protein MNRNQTVYIVDDDAAVRDALGLLLSLHGYRTAFFSDADSFLRAWTSEANGCLLLDIRMPGMDGLSLQKKLRELGSRLPVLIITGHGDVHSAREAFRSEAVDFLEKPLQEGPLVAAIEEALARAARPGAGTASPDYLKRHASLTPREREVMELVVAGRHNREIAEELGISVRTVEVHKSRVMEKLQVESIAELVRQHLQNPIG, from the coding sequence ATGAACCGCAACCAGACCGTGTACATCGTCGACGACGATGCCGCCGTGCGCGACGCGCTCGGTCTCCTGCTGAGCCTGCATGGCTACCGGACCGCCTTCTTCTCCGACGCGGACTCCTTCCTGCGCGCGTGGACGAGCGAAGCCAACGGATGCCTGTTGCTGGACATTCGCATGCCGGGGATGGATGGATTGAGCCTGCAGAAGAAGTTGCGCGAACTGGGCAGCCGCCTGCCGGTCCTGATCATCACCGGCCATGGCGACGTCCATTCGGCGCGCGAAGCGTTTCGTTCGGAAGCGGTGGATTTCCTGGAAAAGCCGCTGCAGGAAGGGCCGCTGGTCGCGGCCATCGAGGAAGCGCTGGCGCGGGCGGCGCGCCCGGGCGCGGGCACGGCCTCGCCGGACTACCTGAAACGCCACGCCAGCCTGACCCCGCGCGAGCGCGAGGTGATGGAGCTGGTCGTGGCGGGCCGGCACAACCGCGAGATCGCCGAAGAACTCGGGATCAGCGTGCGCACCGTGGAAGTGCACAAGTCACGGGTGATGGAGAAACTGCAGGTGGAGTCGATCGCGGAACTGGTCCGCCAGCACCTGCAGAACCCGATCGGCTAG
- the grpE gene encoding nucleotide exchange factor GrpE has translation MTEMNCAGSFHPQDDADVKGAPSAHGGGIEERIAATGRRIAALQHQLDGAMAELGQARRRATADLALAARYGHQDLALALLPFRDALEAALAVRTGDAAALREGLVLAGRQLDAALARRHG, from the coding sequence ATGACCGAGATGAATTGTGCCGGGTCGTTCCACCCGCAAGACGACGCAGACGTCAAGGGAGCGCCGTCCGCGCATGGGGGCGGCATCGAGGAGCGCATCGCCGCCACCGGGCGGCGTATCGCGGCGCTGCAGCACCAGCTGGATGGGGCAATGGCCGAACTCGGCCAGGCACGGCGGCGCGCCACGGCCGATCTCGCGCTGGCGGCCCGCTATGGTCACCAGGACCTGGCCCTGGCCCTGCTGCCGTTCCGGGATGCGCTCGAAGCGGCCCTGGCGGTCCGCACCGGCGACGCGGCGGCTTTGCGCGAAGGCCTGGTGCTGGCCGGTCGCCAGCTCGACGCGGCGCTGGCACGCCGGCACGGTTGA
- a CDS encoding GreA/GreB family elongation factor: MCTRHYLSQQDLAVLHRFAREHAIDAGSRDPSGRKLAALLASSLPLPETDAARRHVSLGATVHYRPDGARDLSSIVIACPYDANALLARVTILSPLALGLLGHAEGCSVEIALPNARSMLVDIVEVEPPAIMPPAPPYQPLCNPPERRTS; this comes from the coding sequence ATGTGTACCAGGCATTACCTGAGCCAGCAAGACCTGGCCGTCCTTCATCGTTTCGCACGCGAGCACGCCATCGACGCGGGTTCGCGCGACCCCTCCGGGCGCAAGCTCGCGGCCCTGCTGGCGTCGTCGCTGCCGCTGCCCGAGACCGACGCGGCGCGCCGCCACGTCTCGCTGGGGGCGACGGTCCATTACCGGCCCGACGGCGCGCGCGACCTGAGTTCCATCGTGATCGCCTGCCCGTATGACGCCAACGCGCTGCTGGCGCGGGTGACCATCCTGTCGCCGCTGGCGCTGGGACTGCTCGGGCATGCCGAAGGCTGCAGCGTGGAGATCGCGCTGCCGAACGCGCGCTCCATGCTGGTCGACATCGTCGAGGTGGAGCCGCCGGCGATCATGCCGCCGGCGCCGCCTTACCAGCCACTTTGCAACCCACCAGAAAGGAGAACGTCATGA